A region from the Candidatus Dormiibacterota bacterium genome encodes:
- the ybeY gene encoding rRNA maturation RNase YbeY: protein MRRSGIDARAVKKTVEALLEAVDEPGSTLSLTLVNDATIRELNREHRGKDATTDVLSFPLFDPDEREQSRALPERMLGDIVISVDTARRQAADYDAPLQRELERLLIHGILHLLGHDHMKPGERAEMEAQERRLATAIGMPWPYEEAR, encoded by the coding sequence GTGCGAAGGAGCGGCATCGACGCGCGCGCGGTTAAAAAAACGGTTGAAGCGCTCTTGGAAGCGGTTGACGAGCCCGGCTCGACGCTTTCGCTCACGCTCGTTAACGACGCGACGATTCGCGAACTCAACCGCGAGCATCGTGGCAAAGATGCCACGACCGACGTGCTGAGCTTTCCGCTCTTCGATCCGGACGAACGCGAGCAGAGCCGGGCACTGCCGGAGCGAATGCTCGGCGACATCGTGATCTCCGTCGATACGGCGCGCAGGCAAGCTGCGGACTACGATGCACCGCTCCAGCGCGAACTGGAGCGCCTCCTGATCCACGGCATCTTGCACCTGTTAGGCCACGATCACATGAAGCCGGGCGAGCGCGCCGAGATGGAGGCGCAGGAGCGACGCTTGGCGACCGCGATCGGCATGCCGTGGCCGTACGAGGAGGCGCGATGA
- a CDS encoding glycosyltransferase family 2 protein, whose protein sequence is MTAAILTRDEERHLPRALTSLPREMAVLVLDAESDDRTVEYAAAANAEVIVRPWIDFVDARTYALAAVRTPWTLVLDADEALDDILREAIERAPEDVDGYIVRRTTYFCGKPLRMWRNEPLLRLVRTGRARVVARPAAGGSAALHERLVCDGPVGELDGTLLHYSYPTIESYRSKFARYTSIEAAGMQASFVRALAATLIAPLRCVDFLVRRGAVLDGPRGWYVAWWSACYPAVVAWKAAFRAPDHP, encoded by the coding sequence GTGACCGCCGCGATCCTCACGCGCGATGAAGAGCGGCATCTTCCGCGCGCGCTGACCAGCTTGCCGCGCGAGATGGCGGTCCTCGTGCTGGACGCGGAGTCGGACGATCGTACCGTCGAATACGCCGCGGCGGCGAACGCCGAAGTGATCGTGCGGCCCTGGATCGATTTTGTAGATGCGCGGACGTACGCTCTGGCTGCCGTCCGCACGCCGTGGACTCTCGTGCTGGACGCCGATGAAGCGCTGGACGACATCCTGCGCGAGGCGATTGAGCGCGCGCCCGAAGACGTCGACGGCTACATCGTGCGCCGGACGACCTATTTTTGCGGTAAGCCCTTACGGATGTGGCGCAACGAGCCGCTGCTGCGACTCGTGCGCACCGGACGCGCGCGCGTCGTCGCACGCCCCGCGGCGGGTGGTAGCGCGGCGCTTCACGAGCGTCTGGTCTGCGATGGGCCGGTCGGCGAACTCGACGGAACGCTGCTGCATTATTCGTACCCGACGATCGAATCGTATCGTTCGAAATTCGCTCGGTACACCTCCATCGAGGCCGCCGGGATGCAGGCGAGTTTCGTGCGCGCCCTCGCGGCAACGCTGATCGCCCCGCTCCGCTGTGTGGATTTCTTGGTGCGCCGCGGCGCCGTGCTCGACGGCCCGCGCGGCTGGTACGTCGCGTGGTGGTCGGCGTGCTACCCGGCGGTGGTTGCCTGGAAGGCGGCGTTTCGCGCGCCGGACCACCCATGA
- a CDS encoding NfeD family protein, with translation MMVFQRVRAACSAGLIAFGFVGLAAAAVPTQAPVELIPIQGTIDQGTANLVARALAQAQSSGAAAIVLNVDSGSGLPAAASEIRAALGTAGRPVYAYVEHRAYGAAALVALAASHVVLAPDASIGAVEPLPGMAQSLTSPLDANEAIRAHVATGTAATLDAMLENEHLADAALQTATYSPGEQIARIATNPIVSGLLLTLGLLGLLVEMQTLHGIAGVIGLGALTLFFGAHIYAGFAGGVVALLAIAGLLGILWELHVVPGHGAPGILGAVALICAVLWAFGLPLLFVGIETISTSIVLTVILFAVVTRAFPENAWMNKLMLRADQGPDYVTSSDFSGLLGASGTADSYLRPSGVANIDGKRVDVLTEGEFIAQGTPIRVTRVQGARIFVEPVHLPSYQ, from the coding sequence ATGATGGTTTTCCAGCGCGTTCGCGCCGCGTGTTCGGCGGGACTCATCGCGTTCGGTTTCGTCGGCTTAGCCGCGGCGGCGGTTCCCACGCAGGCGCCGGTGGAGCTCATCCCCATCCAGGGCACGATCGACCAAGGTACCGCGAACCTCGTCGCGCGCGCCCTCGCGCAGGCTCAAAGCTCGGGTGCCGCAGCCATCGTTCTCAACGTCGATAGCGGCAGCGGCCTTCCCGCTGCGGCAAGCGAGATCCGCGCGGCGCTAGGCACGGCGGGACGGCCCGTTTACGCCTACGTCGAGCACCGCGCCTATGGGGCGGCGGCGCTCGTAGCCCTGGCCGCCTCCCACGTCGTCCTCGCCCCGGATGCCTCCATCGGTGCGGTCGAGCCGCTTCCCGGGATGGCGCAAAGCCTGACGTCACCCCTGGACGCCAATGAAGCGATCCGCGCCCACGTTGCTACCGGTACCGCCGCGACGCTCGACGCGATGCTTGAGAACGAACACCTTGCCGACGCGGCGCTTCAGACGGCGACGTATTCACCGGGCGAGCAGATCGCTCGGATTGCCACCAACCCGATCGTGAGCGGCCTGCTATTGACGCTCGGACTGCTCGGATTGCTGGTCGAGATGCAGACGCTGCACGGTATCGCCGGCGTGATAGGCCTAGGCGCGCTCACGCTCTTCTTCGGAGCGCATATTTACGCGGGCTTCGCGGGCGGCGTCGTCGCGCTCTTGGCGATCGCGGGGCTGCTCGGGATTCTTTGGGAATTGCACGTCGTCCCGGGGCACGGGGCTCCCGGAATACTCGGGGCGGTGGCGCTGATCTGCGCGGTGCTGTGGGCCTTCGGTTTACCGCTCTTGTTCGTGGGGATCGAGACGATTTCTACGTCGATCGTCCTCACCGTGATCCTGTTCGCGGTCGTCACGCGGGCGTTTCCGGAGAACGCCTGGATGAATAAGTTGATGCTGAGAGCGGATCAGGGCCCCGATTACGTGACCAGTTCGGATTTTAGCGGTCTGCTCGGCGCTTCCGGTACGGCGGATTCGTACTTGCGTCCCTCGGGTGTTGCGAACATCGACGGCAAACGCGTCGACGTCCTGACCGAGGGCGAATTCATCGCGCAGGGAACGCCCATTCGCGTAACGCGCGTGCAAGGCGCACGCATCTTCGTGGAACCCGTTCACCTCCCAAGCTACCAGTAA
- the rpsU gene encoding 30S ribosomal protein S21 — translation MEVRIAPGESIESALRRFKKATQKAGILAEARKHEHYEKPSVRKKKKSAAARKRRT, via the coding sequence ATGGAAGTTCGCATAGCTCCGGGCGAATCGATTGAGAGCGCATTGCGCCGCTTTAAGAAGGCCACCCAAAAGGCCGGCATCTTGGCAGAGGCACGCAAGCACGAACATTACGAAAAGCCGAGCGTTCGCAAAAAGAAGAAGTCGGCCGCCGCGCGCAAGCGTCGCACGTAA
- a CDS encoding copper amine oxidase N-terminal domain-containing protein, translating into MKRALAVVGLALWLLGVAPLPSATPRAISIVINGDVLPMQPPPRFEGGHLLVPVRRTIESLGLDFNKSGKIITTHVGARTVTLAIGSRIAHIDGEPVYMDAAAIEIKDVLYAPLRFFTGVLGAQASYDRLAHQVTIVAQLVGRSGAGVTSTKNTIVRIGTVTAVDIDSDPPTVTLTYNASVRTIPIGSNASIEMHDVNANVTVPGELSSVRPGDFARITMRKNGHVTRVEDEYGSYQGRVAAVAANRFVLADGHVIAPSRTTVISINGVSAQIADLHVGDGATVRYNVETNEVREILVSRAVAAVAGPAAGPQIASVNSSADRPLRAGESVSVTLRGTPGGSATFDIGPYVGNLAMSEGPSGLYQASYQIPAGANFFNVPIIGHLSLGAVQAPLVQAPQMLSASSTPPGVSGYAPAAGETVNTSRPAVYATFASVSVPVNPSSVLLWVNGRDVTADCVRTAQFIQYMPAYSYPNGTISVRVRVADLAGNTTTKSWSFIIRNR; encoded by the coding sequence ATGAAGCGAGCACTCGCCGTGGTGGGACTGGCTCTTTGGCTGCTGGGCGTTGCGCCGTTGCCGAGCGCTACGCCGCGCGCGATTTCCATCGTGATCAATGGCGACGTGCTGCCCATGCAGCCGCCGCCGCGGTTCGAGGGCGGGCATCTCCTGGTTCCGGTGCGGCGCACCATCGAATCGCTCGGGTTGGATTTTAATAAGAGCGGCAAAATCATCACGACGCACGTCGGCGCGCGCACGGTAACCCTGGCGATCGGCAGCCGCATAGCCCACATCGACGGCGAACCGGTGTACATGGATGCCGCCGCGATCGAAATCAAAGACGTGCTGTATGCGCCGTTGCGCTTCTTTACCGGCGTGCTCGGCGCGCAGGCGAGCTACGATCGCCTCGCCCACCAGGTGACGATCGTGGCGCAACTGGTCGGCCGGTCGGGCGCGGGCGTCACCAGCACCAAGAACACGATCGTCCGCATCGGGACCGTGACTGCGGTCGATATCGATTCGGATCCGCCCACCGTCACGCTCACCTACAACGCCTCGGTGCGCACGATTCCGATCGGTTCGAACGCAAGCATCGAGATGCACGACGTCAACGCGAACGTCACGGTACCGGGTGAGTTGAGTAGCGTACGTCCGGGAGATTTCGCGCGCATCACGATGCGTAAAAACGGACACGTGACGCGGGTTGAAGACGAGTATGGCTCCTACCAAGGGCGCGTTGCCGCGGTAGCAGCGAATCGTTTTGTGTTGGCCGACGGCCACGTGATCGCTCCGTCGCGCACCACGGTGATATCGATCAATGGTGTGTCCGCGCAGATCGCCGACCTGCATGTGGGTGACGGCGCGACCGTCCGCTATAACGTCGAAACCAACGAAGTGCGCGAAATCCTGGTGAGTCGCGCGGTCGCCGCAGTTGCCGGCCCGGCGGCCGGCCCGCAGATCGCGAGCGTCAACTCGAGTGCCGATCGCCCGCTACGCGCAGGCGAAAGTGTGAGCGTCACCCTCCGCGGGACGCCGGGCGGGTCGGCGACGTTCGACATCGGCCCGTACGTCGGCAATTTAGCGATGAGCGAGGGGCCGTCCGGGCTCTATCAGGCGTCGTATCAGATTCCAGCGGGTGCCAATTTCTTCAATGTGCCGATCATCGGGCATCTGAGCTTGGGGGCCGTGCAGGCGCCCCTCGTGCAGGCTCCGCAGATGCTCTCGGCGTCGAGTACGCCGCCGGGGGTCTCCGGGTACGCTCCGGCGGCCGGCGAAACCGTCAACACGAGCCGGCCTGCCGTCTATGCGACGTTCGCCTCCGTCAGCGTGCCGGTCAATCCTTCGAGCGTGCTGCTCTGGGTCAACGGGCGCGACGTCACCGCCGATTGCGTGCGAACCGCGCAGTTCATTCAGTACATGCCCGCGTATAGCTATCCGAACGGCACGATCTCGGTGAGAGTCCGCGTGGCAGATCTCGCCGGGAACACCACTACGAAGTCGTGGAGCTTCATCATTCGCAATCGCTAG
- a CDS encoding CNNM domain-containing protein: MSETLQQDWPQLGFLVLLVVLAAFFAASEAALISISKIRARTMLERGLRRAEDVVLLLEDRNRFLTSVLVANTIVLLAADSLATYTAIKIGLPDAAVFSTVLMTIILLLFGEIIPKTLATSDAERWSLRLAPAMRTVSWVLTPVSRAFLFTAELIVKPFGIKHPHQFVTEEDIRTLVDVGAEQRVIEDEEREMIHSVIEFGDTIVREVMQPRPNIVAVSVDDSPRRALDVVISEGYSKLPVFQESK, encoded by the coding sequence ATGAGCGAGACGCTACAGCAAGATTGGCCCCAGCTCGGCTTTCTCGTCCTGCTCGTGGTGCTAGCCGCGTTTTTCGCCGCCTCGGAAGCGGCGCTCATCTCGATTTCGAAGATTCGCGCCCGCACGATGCTCGAGCGGGGGCTGCGTCGCGCGGAGGACGTGGTATTGCTCCTCGAGGACCGCAACCGCTTCCTCACCTCCGTGCTGGTGGCCAATACGATCGTGCTGCTGGCGGCCGATTCGCTGGCGACCTACACCGCGATCAAGATCGGCTTGCCGGACGCTGCGGTTTTCTCGACCGTTTTGATGACGATCATCTTGCTGCTCTTCGGGGAGATCATCCCGAAGACGTTGGCGACGAGCGATGCCGAGCGGTGGAGCCTGCGGCTTGCGCCGGCGATGCGAACCGTCTCGTGGGTACTCACGCCGGTTTCGCGAGCGTTCCTCTTCACGGCCGAGCTGATCGTGAAACCCTTCGGTATCAAACATCCGCACCAGTTCGTCACCGAGGAAGACATCCGCACGCTCGTTGACGTCGGCGCGGAGCAGCGTGTGATCGAAGACGAAGAGCGGGAGATGATTCATTCGGTCATCGAGTTCGGCGATACGATCGTTCGCGAGGTGATGCAACCGCGCCCGAATATCGTGGCCGTCTCGGTCGACGATTCGCCGCGCCGCGCGCTCGACGTGGTGATCTCCGAAGGCTATTCCAAGCTCCCGGTATTTCAAGAATCGAAG
- a CDS encoding glycosyltransferase family 1 protein, with the protein MKRIGFDARVGRRVSVGMATYIGEIVARMPRVAPEFSYRVYDKGGNFGFAEQIGMPLRMRRDRIDLTHYLAHYVPYLAGGRFVFTIHDLIHLRFERYFRAYIGPYYRTVVKKACRNAARIITSDRRTIADLVHYYDVDPAKIAVIPLAARDRFFTPVEPFSAERPYILNVGNHREHKDIPTLLSAWSALPADLEVDLYLTGADDFGGALQRLSTPRRRAIALGDVSDDELAAYYAGARALVHPALLEGFGLPFVEAMVVGCPVIATTESIPEPLAPVSLQFEPRDAEAASAQIERVLRDETLRRDLLERGREVARSLTWERTAQATAEVYRSVFAEGGDV; encoded by the coding sequence ATGAAGCGCATCGGGTTCGACGCGCGGGTCGGCCGCCGCGTTTCGGTCGGCATGGCGACCTATATCGGCGAAATCGTCGCGCGCATGCCGCGCGTTGCCCCGGAGTTCTCCTATCGCGTGTACGACAAGGGCGGCAATTTCGGTTTCGCGGAGCAAATCGGCATGCCGTTGCGCATGCGTCGCGACCGGATCGATTTGACGCACTACCTCGCGCACTACGTGCCGTATCTCGCCGGCGGCCGATTCGTCTTTACCATCCACGACCTCATCCATCTGCGTTTCGAGCGGTACTTCCGCGCGTACATCGGGCCGTACTATCGCACGGTGGTCAAGAAGGCGTGCCGTAATGCCGCCCGCATCATTACCTCCGATCGCCGCACGATCGCCGATCTCGTCCACTACTACGATGTCGACCCGGCCAAGATCGCGGTCATTCCGCTCGCGGCCCGCGACCGGTTCTTTACCCCCGTCGAGCCCTTCAGCGCGGAGCGGCCGTATATTCTCAATGTGGGCAATCATCGCGAGCACAAAGATATTCCGACGCTCCTTTCGGCATGGTCGGCACTACCGGCCGATCTCGAGGTCGATCTCTACCTCACCGGCGCCGACGATTTCGGCGGAGCATTACAACGGCTCTCAACCCCGCGCCGCCGCGCGATCGCTCTGGGTGACGTAAGCGACGACGAGCTTGCGGCATATTACGCGGGAGCGCGGGCGCTGGTGCACCCCGCGCTCCTCGAGGGTTTCGGGCTGCCGTTTGTCGAGGCGATGGTCGTGGGCTGCCCGGTGATCGCGACCACCGAATCGATCCCCGAACCGCTCGCACCGGTAAGCCTGCAATTCGAACCGCGCGATGCGGAAGCGGCGAGCGCGCAGATCGAACGCGTGCTGCGCGACGAGACGCTACGCCGGGATCTCCTGGAACGCGGCAGAGAGGTCGCACGCTCGCTGACGTGGGAACGCACGGCGCAGGCAACTGCAGAGGTGTATCGCTCCGTCTTTGCGGAAGGGGGCGACGTATGA
- a CDS encoding histidine triad nucleotide-binding protein, with translation MDCIFCDIIAGNIPSNPVYQDEDVIAINDINPQAPVHRLVIPKKHFADVTEIERAEDGALLAKLFATASRLGRQSGGGFRLVVNTGAEGGQTVDHAHIHVLSGRFMEWPPG, from the coding sequence GTGGACTGTATTTTCTGTGACATCATAGCGGGCAACATTCCCAGCAATCCCGTCTACCAAGACGAGGATGTGATCGCTATCAACGATATCAATCCGCAGGCCCCCGTTCACAGGCTCGTCATCCCGAAGAAGCATTTCGCCGATGTCACCGAGATCGAGCGCGCAGAAGACGGCGCGTTGCTCGCAAAGCTCTTCGCGACGGCATCTCGCCTGGGCCGCCAATCCGGCGGCGGATTTCGCCTGGTCGTCAACACCGGCGCCGAAGGCGGCCAAACCGTCGATCACGCCCACATTCACGTCCTCTCCGGCCGCTTCATGGAATGGCCCCCAGGATAG
- a CDS encoding GatB/YqeY domain-containing protein — MAALKDRLSSELKDAMKARDQMRLDTLRSALSGFTYKRTEAGKDLTEDEELDVVRRLVKQRNDSLAEFEKAGRTDLAEKERAERDILAAYLPQQKSAEEVRAIVKSILAELPADGRNQGAAMKAVMPKLKGLADGNLVRAIVTEELA, encoded by the coding sequence ATGGCAGCCCTTAAAGACCGTCTCTCGTCCGAACTGAAGGACGCGATGAAGGCGCGCGACCAGATGCGCCTCGATACCCTGCGTTCGGCACTCTCCGGCTTCACCTATAAACGGACCGAAGCCGGAAAAGACCTTACCGAGGACGAGGAGCTCGATGTCGTGCGTCGCCTGGTCAAGCAGCGCAACGATTCCCTGGCCGAGTTCGAGAAGGCCGGGCGTACCGATCTGGCCGAGAAAGAGCGCGCCGAGCGCGATATTCTGGCCGCGTACCTGCCGCAGCAAAAATCGGCCGAAGAGGTCCGAGCGATCGTGAAATCGATCCTGGCGGAGCTTCCGGCGGATGGGCGCAATCAGGGCGCCGCGATGAAGGCCGTCATGCCGAAGCTCAAGGGCTTGGCCGACGGTAACCTCGTGCGGGCGATCGTCACCGAAGAACTCGCGTAA
- a CDS encoding PhoH family protein, with translation MRLFGQFDRNLSALEERLNVSIRADGDTLVVAGSNGNVERAEHAVQHMLEAALGGAQITPEDVELAVTDARTQSGGRSLPGTLIRTHRGKEIRPRTDGQRAFVRAMEERTLTLGIGPAGTGKTFLAVVMAVRALKNREVSKLILSRPAVEAGEKLGFLPGDLREKVDPYLRPLYDALSELLDDAVVAKYMERGTIEVAPLAYMRGRTLSDAYVILDEAQNATADQLKMFLTRLGSASKMIVTGDVTQIDLPNGARSGLRDAANRLHGVDDVGIVELTETDVVRHPLVARIIRAYARPTP, from the coding sequence ATGCGCCTCTTCGGCCAATTCGATCGCAATCTCTCGGCCTTGGAAGAGCGCCTCAACGTCTCCATTCGGGCCGACGGCGACACCCTGGTAGTGGCCGGGAGTAACGGCAACGTCGAGCGGGCGGAACATGCGGTGCAGCATATGCTCGAGGCCGCGCTCGGCGGCGCTCAAATCACTCCCGAGGATGTCGAACTAGCCGTCACCGACGCCCGCACGCAAAGCGGCGGCCGGTCTCTTCCCGGTACCCTGATCCGAACGCATCGCGGTAAGGAAATTCGTCCGCGGACCGACGGCCAGCGCGCCTTCGTGCGCGCCATGGAAGAGCGCACCCTTACGCTGGGGATCGGCCCGGCCGGTACCGGAAAGACGTTTCTCGCCGTCGTCATGGCGGTACGGGCGCTCAAAAATCGGGAGGTCTCCAAATTGATCCTCTCGCGCCCGGCGGTTGAGGCCGGCGAAAAGCTCGGCTTTCTTCCGGGTGATTTACGCGAGAAGGTCGACCCCTATCTGCGCCCGCTCTACGATGCCCTCTCCGAATTGCTCGACGATGCCGTGGTGGCGAAATATATGGAGCGCGGCACGATCGAAGTCGCTCCGCTCGCCTACATGCGCGGCCGCACGCTTTCGGATGCGTACGTGATTCTCGACGAGGCGCAGAACGCAACGGCCGACCAACTCAAAATGTTCCTAACGCGGCTGGGAAGCGCATCGAAGATGATCGTAACCGGCGACGTGACGCAGATCGATCTGCCGAACGGCGCGCGCAGCGGCTTGCGCGATGCGGCCAACCGTCTGCATGGCGTTGACGACGTCGGCATTGTGGAACTGACCGAGACGGACGTCGTGCGCCATCCGTTGGTGGCGCGGATCATTCGCGCATACGCTCGGCCCACACCGTGA
- the floA gene encoding flotillin-like protein FloA (flotillin-like protein involved in membrane lipid rafts), with amino-acid sequence MVAVSALVIIVVAFILFFAFLYYFPIGMWIRTVAAGVPLGIIALVRMRLIGIPPSVIVTNYVRARKAGLMLTVDQMQSHYLAGGNVENVTLAMIAAQRAQIPLEWQRAAAIDLAGRNVVEALQMSVTPKVIETPIFQGVAQNGIQLNVKARVTVRSNLDRYVGGAGEQTIIARVGEGVVAAVGAAVDHKEVLEYPDRISKTVLSKGLDAGTAFEIVSIDIADVDVGKNIGAELQTSQAEADRRIAQAKAAERQYAAMASEQEQKAETQAMRARVVEAEASVPAAIAEAFRSGHLGVMDYYRLKNIQADTDMRSSIGGPTDGDTSQPPQPPPNK; translated from the coding sequence GTGGTCGCAGTCAGCGCGCTGGTCATCATCGTCGTCGCCTTCATTCTCTTCTTCGCATTCTTATACTATTTCCCGATTGGGATGTGGATCCGCACGGTGGCCGCGGGCGTTCCGTTGGGCATCATCGCGTTGGTTCGCATGCGACTGATCGGTATTCCACCGAGCGTGATCGTGACCAATTACGTGCGGGCGCGTAAGGCGGGCCTGATGCTCACGGTCGATCAAATGCAATCGCATTATCTGGCCGGCGGTAACGTTGAAAACGTCACGCTTGCGATGATCGCGGCGCAACGCGCGCAGATTCCACTCGAGTGGCAGCGCGCCGCGGCGATCGATTTAGCCGGGCGAAACGTCGTCGAAGCCTTGCAGATGTCGGTTACACCCAAGGTGATCGAAACCCCGATTTTCCAAGGCGTCGCGCAGAACGGCATTCAGCTCAACGTCAAGGCGCGCGTCACCGTGCGCAGTAACCTCGATCGGTACGTCGGCGGTGCCGGCGAGCAAACCATCATCGCGCGCGTCGGCGAAGGCGTTGTCGCAGCGGTCGGCGCGGCCGTCGATCATAAGGAAGTCCTCGAATATCCGGATCGCATATCGAAGACCGTCCTTTCCAAGGGACTGGATGCCGGTACCGCGTTCGAGATCGTTTCGATCGATATCGCGGACGTCGACGTCGGTAAAAATATCGGCGCGGAGTTGCAGACAAGCCAGGCCGAAGCCGATCGCCGGATCGCCCAGGCGAAAGCCGCGGAGCGGCAATACGCCGCGATGGCGTCGGAACAGGAGCAGAAGGCCGAAACGCAGGCGATGCGCGCTCGTGTCGTCGAGGCCGAGGCGTCGGTACCGGCGGCGATCGCGGAAGCGTTTCGCAGCGGGCATCTGGGCGTGATGGATTACTATCGCCTGAAAAATATCCAGGCCGATACCGATATGCGCAGCTCCATCGGTGGCCCGACGGACGGCGATACCTCGCAGCCGCCCCAGCCGCCGCCGAACAAGTAG
- a CDS encoding diacylglycerol kinase: protein MNRLWRSFNHAFEGIMYATRTQPNMRVHLVVAALVLLASLVLHLERYYIVALIVLIALVLSLELLNTAIEAIVDLLTVAHHPLAKTAKDAAAGAVLVASVAAVAVGYLIFYQGITTGGESVFNAVQSVPANTALIVLAVVAIATIFAKAWVGRGSALQGGAVSGHAALAFAAATMLAFFYQKPLAGLLAYFIAFLVAQSRVEARIHTSMEVLTGAVLGSLAALAIYLLVRPHVVL from the coding sequence ATGAATCGGCTCTGGCGCTCTTTCAACCACGCCTTCGAAGGCATCATGTACGCAACCCGGACGCAGCCCAACATGCGCGTGCACTTGGTCGTTGCGGCTCTGGTCCTGCTAGCGTCGCTGGTGCTGCACCTGGAGCGCTACTATATCGTCGCGTTGATCGTCCTGATCGCGCTGGTGCTCTCGCTGGAATTACTCAACACCGCCATCGAAGCGATCGTGGACCTGCTGACCGTCGCCCATCACCCGCTGGCAAAAACCGCCAAGGACGCGGCCGCCGGCGCGGTCCTGGTGGCCTCGGTCGCGGCCGTGGCCGTCGGCTACCTGATCTTTTACCAGGGCATCACCACCGGCGGCGAAAGCGTGTTCAATGCCGTTCAGTCGGTGCCGGCGAATACGGCGCTGATCGTGCTCGCGGTGGTCGCCATCGCGACGATTTTCGCTAAGGCCTGGGTTGGGCGCGGATCGGCCCTGCAAGGGGGCGCCGTTTCGGGACATGCCGCGCTGGCGTTCGCGGCCGCCACCATGCTGGCGTTCTTCTACCAAAAACCGCTGGCCGGCTTACTCGCGTACTTTATCGCCTTCCTGGTGGCTCAGAGTCGCGTGGAGGCCCGCATCCACACCTCGATGGAGGTGTTGACCGGGGCGGTGCTCGGGAGCCTGGCGGCCCTGGCCATCTATCTCTTGGTGCGTCCTCACGTTGTGTTATAA